Sequence from the Corallococcus sp. EGB genome:
ATGGCGTAGTGGTACCAGAAGGCCATCATCCCCTGCCCGGACACCAGCCCGTGGAGGATCTGCGCCATGCCCACCGCCAGGGTGGGCGCGCCGCCCGCGCGGGACAGGATGGTCGTCTCACCGATGTCGCGCGCCGTCTGCTCCAGCACCTCCGGGGTGATGACGAAGCCCCACTGGCTGAGCGTCGTCGCCGCCTTCACCGCGTCCGTGCCGATGAGCGCCGCGGGCGAGTTCATCGCGAAGTACACGCCCGGCTCCAGCACCGTCGCGGCGATGAGCGCCATGATGGCCACGAAGGCCTCCATCAGCATGGCGCCATAGCCCACGAGCCGCGCGTCCCCTTCCGTGGCCAGCATCTTCGGCGTGGTGCCGGACGCGATGAGCGAGTGCCACCCGGACACCGCGCCGCACGCGATGGTGATGAAGAGGAACGGGAACAGGGTGCCGGAGAACACGGGCCCGGTTCCGTCCACGAACCGGGTCACCGCGGGCAGGCGCATGTGCGGCGCCGCCAGCACGATGCCCACCGCCAGCAGCAGCACGGTGCCAATCTTGAGGAAGGTGGACAGGTAGTCGCGCGGCGCGAGCAACAGCCACACCGGCAGCACCGCCGCGCAGAACCCGTAGCCGATGAGCAGCCACGCCAGCGCACGGCTGTCGAAGGTGAACCAGGGTCCCCAGGTGGCGGACTCGGAGACCTGACCGCCCAGCCAGATGCTGAGCATCAGGAGCACGAAGCCGACGATGGACACCTCCAGCACCTTGCCCGGCCGCACGTAGCGCAGATACAGGCCCATGGCCACCGCGATGGGGATGGTCATCGCCACGGTGAAGGTGCCCCAAGGGCTGTGCGTCAGCGCCTTCACCACCACCAGCGCCAGCACCGCGAGGATGATCATCATGATCATCAGCACGCCCACCATGGCCGTCACGCCGGCCGCGGGCCCCAGCTCCATGCGCACCATGTCGCCCAGCGACTTGCCGTCGCGGCGCACGGACAGGAACAGCGTCACGAAGTCCTGCACCGCGCCGGCCACCACCACACCCGCGAGGATCCACAGCGTGCCGGGCAGGTAGCCCATCTGCGCGGCAAGCACCGGGCCCACCAGCGGTCCCGCGCCCGCGATGGCCGCGAAGTGGTGGCCGAACACGACCCACCGGTCCGTGGGCACGTAGTCCAGGCCGTCGTTGCGGAGTTCGGCGGGGGTGGCTCGGGTGGGGTCTACCTGGAGCGCCTTTTCGGCAATGAAACGGCCGTAGAAACGATATCCCAGAATGAAGACCGCGACCGAGGCGACCACCAGCCAGATGGCGCTGATGGACTCTCCCCGGTGCAGCGCCACCACGCCCAGGCAGAAGGCCCCCACCAGCGCCAGGGCGACCCAGCCCAACTTCCGAGCGACTCCACCCATGATGTCTCCCATCAGCGGGCAGGCCACCCCTACCCCGTGCGCCATTTATAGCGCACGGTCCCCGCCTCCCCGGCCCGCTCGCGGGGAACTGCCCCGTGGAAGAAGCCGGAGCAAGGCCATGCGCCTCGTCCTCGCGGGCGTGCTCGCCGCGCGCACCACGCCGCGCGCCACGTCGAAGGCCAGCACCTCGGACGCGTACGGCATGTGGCGCTCGCGCGGCTACGGCTGGCTGCTCGTCAAGCCGCTGCCCAACGTGTGGCCGGTGCGCCTGTCGAACGAGCACTACGCCGACGCGTGGGGCCAGGACTTCGAGGCCCGGGGCCTGCCGCCACGACGGCCCCTGGACGTCTTCGGCGACGGCAAGGACCTCTGGCACTCCCACGCGCGCAATCCGTGCGCTGGCGGATTCACTGGAACCCGCGGTGGCGAAACCCGCGCCATGGGAAGCAGGTGGTCTGTCACGCCGCGCCTTTCCGGACGCGCGGACCTACCGCTCCACCGGAAGCCTCCAGCGCCGTCCAGAGGAGCCCGCCCCGCCAAGCGCTCCGGCACGAAGAAGACGCGGCCCCCAGCGGCGGCCCACCGCGCCACGACGAGACAGCGCACGTCCTCGACCGCGAGGAAGACCGCGGCCCGGAAGCGCACGAAGAAGTCCTGAGCCTCACGGCCGGAGCGTGCGGGTCGCGGCCGGCCGGGGAAGCGTGACGTAGTCCGACGGTTCGAAGCGCTCCACCCGGTGACGAAAGGCCGCGGTGGTGCCGGGCCAGAGGGCGGAGTTGCGCCCCGTGGCGTCCATGTACCAGCTCCGGCATCCGCCCTGGTTCCACACCGTGCGGGACAGGCGCGCGTCCAGGTCCCGCACGAAGGCGTCCTGTGCCTTCGGATCCGGCTCCACGGCGGCGGCACCCCGGGCCTCCAGGTACCGCAGCGCGCCCAGCACGTGCTCCACCTGAGCCTCCATCATCAACAGCACGGAGGTGTGGCCCAGGGTGGTGTGGGGCCCCTGTAGGAGGAAGAGGTTGGGAAAGCCACTCACGGTGATGCCCAGGAAGGCCCGCGGACTGCCCGCCCACACCTGCGCGAGCGTCCGGCCGTCCCGCCCCTGGATGTGGTGCCCCAGGGGCATCTCCGTCGCCTGGAAGCCGGTGCCGAAGACGAGCGTGTCCACCGGATGGACAGCGCCGTCACCGGTGATGACCGCGTCCTCGCGCACCTCGCGGATGGGCTCGGTGACAACCTCCACGTTCGGGCGCGTGAGGGCCGGCAGGTAGTCGTCGGAGACGAGGATGCGCTTGCACCCCATCGTGTACCGGGGCGTGAGCCGCTCGCGGAGCGCAGGGTCCTTCACCACCTTCAGCATGTGCCGCAGCACCCACCGCTGCCCGAGCCGGAGGATCCACGGGTTCTGGAAGCCCAGGGCCAGGCAGTCGCGCAGGATGCGCAGCGCCTCGCGCAGGAGCCACCGCATGCCCGGCACCCACCGGTACAGCGCCTTTCGCAGGGCGCTGTTGGGCTTGTCCCCCCGGGGCAACACCCACGCGGGCGTGCGCTGGAAGAGGACGAGCCGGCCGACCTCCGGCTGGATGGCCGGCACGATCTGCACCGCCGACGCGCCCGTGCCCACCACGCCCACCCGGCGTCCGGCCAGCGCGTGGTCCGGATCCCACCGCGCTGAGTGCATCACCTTGCCCCGGAAGCGCTCCAGCCCGGGCAGGGGTGGAATCACGGGCTCGCTCAGGGTGCCCACCGCGACCACCAAGGCGTCCGCGGTGAGGCCTCCCTGGGACGTCTCCAGCCTCCAGCGCCGCGCGGTCGCGTCCCACTTCGCGGAGAGGACCGCGAGCCCCAAGCGGATGAAGGGCTCCAACTGGAACCGCCGCACGCAGTCGCGCAGGTACGCCTGGATCTCCCAAGCCGGCGAGTAGACGCGGGACCAGCCGGGGTTCGGCGCGAAGGAGAACGAGTACAGCAGCGACTGCACGTCGCACGCGCAGCCGGGATAGATGTTGTCGCGCCAGACACCGCCCACGTCGTCCGCGCGCTCCAGGATGACGAAGTCGTCGAGGCCTTCCTGCTTCAACCGGATGGCCATGCCCAGCCCGGCGAAGCCCGCGCCCACGATGGCGACGCGCACGTGCTGAGGAAGACGGGAAGACACGGGCGGACCTCCTGGAGGCGCGGGGCGCGCAGCCCCGGACCTTCATGCTGTGCACATTCCACCCGGCTCGGCACCCACCTGGCCGGAGGGCCCGTCCGCGCGCGTCCCAAAACCTGTCCGACTGTCGGACAGGTTTTCGGCGTGCGCCCCCGACAGGCAGCCCCCTCGCTCCCTCCGCTTCGCGCGACATGGGAGGATTCCCCGCCGTGGAGACGCCCCTGCCCTTCGCGCCCCGTTTGCGCCCGGTCACGTCCTCGGATGAGCCGTTCCTCTTCACGCTCTACGCGAGTACGCGCGCACGCGAGCTGGCCGCCTGGGGCTTGCCGCCCGCGCAGGCGGAGCCGTTCCTGCGCATGCAGTATCAGGCACAGGCCCGCCACTACGCGGCGGTCCATCCTCCGGAAGGCCACGCCCTCATCGAAGTGGAGGGAGCGCCCGTGGGCCGCCAGTGGGTCGCGCGCACTGCCACGGAGCTGCTGCTCGTGGACGTGTCCCTGCTCCCCGAGCATCAAGGACGTGGCCTGGGCACGCACCTGCTGCGCGAGCTCCAGGGGGAGGCGGCACGGGCGCGCGTGCCCGTGCGGTTGCACGTCACGCGCGACAATCCGGCGCTGCGGCTCTACACCCGGCAGGGCTTCACGCCCGTGCCGGGAGGTGACCCGACGTCGCCGTACCTGGAGCTCCAGTGGCGGGCTCCGGAGGGCGACTCGGGGACCGGCGTCGGCTGAACCCGCCGGCCCCTTGAAGGTCCGCGACTAAAGGCCCAGCAGCGACTCCGGCTCCGGGGCGATCGTCTGGAGGAAGTAGCCCGCTGTCCCCGCGGAGGCGTTCACGTTCGTCATGGTGCCCGGGATGATGCCTCCCGCGTTGCCGCCGGTGCCGCCGCTGCCACCGCCGCCACCGCCCGAGAGGATGGTGGTCGAGGGGGCTACGGGCGCCGCGTTGGCGCCCCCCGCGCCCCCCGACACGTCCACGGTGCCCGTCACGGTGGGGGGCACCGGGGAGATGAAGTGGACGATGCCGCCGCCGCCGCCACCGCCACCGCCTTCACCCGTACCGCCATTGCCGTTGAAGCCATCCGCGCCCTTGCCGCCCGGCACGCTGATGGAGCCGCCCACGTTGATGCTTCCCTTCGCCGCGACCAGCACGATGCCGCCACCGCCGCCGCCCGTGCCCACGATGGACGCTCCGCTGGTCTGCGGGTTCGTGCCGCTCACGCCCCTCGCGTCGATGGCCGCCCCCGCGGGAATGCGGATGTTGGTGCGTGAGACCAGCAGCAACGCGCCGCCGCCCGCCCCGCCGTCGGCGTTCGGGCCCACGTAAAGTCGCGCTCCGGCTCCGCCCGACGCGGACTGCACCCGGCGAACCTGGGCCGCCTGGAAGACGGCCAGGCCCGCGCCACCGTTATAGGGGCCCGCGTTCGTCCGGGCGATGCCCGAAGGGGCCTCGGCGCCGCCCAGGTCCTCCGCCGCGGGCAACACGATGATCGACCCGGTCACGGTGATGTCCCCCGTGGAGCGCAGCACCGTGCCGCTGGGGACCCGGAGCGTCCCGGTGATGTTGATGCTGCTGAACTGGAGGTTGAAGCCCGCCGGAAGCAGGTTCACGCCCTGCGCGGTGGAGAGGTCCACGCTCTGGCCCGCCCCCACGTTGAACGCCCCCGCCGACCCGTCACCGTAGAGCCCCTGCGTGCCGGCGGGGCCTTGAGGTCCCTGAGGTCCAGTCGGTCCCGTTGCGCCGGTGGGCCCGGTGGCGCCCGTGGCGCCAGTCGGCCCCGTGGGACCCGCCGGACCGGCGGGGCCCGTATCACCCTTGTCGCCCTTCGCGCCCGAGGGGCCCGTGTCGCCCGTGTCGCCCTTCGCTCCCGCTGGACCCGCGGGGCCCGTATCGCCCTTCGCGCCCGTGTCGCCCTTCGCGCCCGTGTCGCCCTTCGCTCCCGTGGGGCCCGTGTCGCCCTTCGCGCCCGCCGGCCCCGTGGGACCCGCGATGCCCTGCGGCCCCATGGGGCCCGTCAGGCCGATGGGGCCCTGGGGGCCCGTCGCGCCCGCCGGGCCCTGCACGCCTTGCGGTCCCTGGGGCCCGGGCTCGCCCGCACCCGCCGGGCCCTGCTCGCCCTGGGGACCCATCAGGCCAGGTTCACCCGTGGCGCCCTTCTCACCCTGCGGACCCGCCGGACCCGCGGGACCCGCCGGGCCCGCCGGGCCCGGAGGCCCTTCCGGTCCCGCTGGGCCATCACCTGTCCCCTCCGTGCAGGCGGACACCATCAATGTCGCGCAGAGCGACAACACGCGGAAACGCGAGAACGCCCCACGCAAGGGCACGAAAGCTCGAAGTGACATGGATCAGGTCTTTCCCAAGGGCGGACGCGGCGGCGACCTGCGGCGTCGGGACGAATGCTGTCATGAACTGTGAAAATTCGCACACGCCGGGCTGGACGGGCTGGTAACGCGCCGCACGATTCCCTCACGGCGGCAGCCCATGGTCTGTTGGCAACCTCACACCTGTCGACACATCAGGGAGCACCATGGCTGAGCCGTTCATCGGAGAGATCCGGTTGTTTGGTGGGAACTTCGCGCCGAGGGGCTGGGCTCTCTGCAACGGCGCGCTGCTGTCCATCGCGCAGAACCAGGCGCTCTTCGCCATCCTGGGAACGACCTACGGCGGCGATGGTCGGACG
This genomic interval carries:
- a CDS encoding NAD(P)/FAD-dependent oxidoreductase, with amino-acid sequence MSSRLPQHVRVAIVGAGFAGLGMAIRLKQEGLDDFVILERADDVGGVWRDNIYPGCACDVQSLLYSFSFAPNPGWSRVYSPAWEIQAYLRDCVRRFQLEPFIRLGLAVLSAKWDATARRWRLETSQGGLTADALVVAVGTLSEPVIPPLPGLERFRGKVMHSARWDPDHALAGRRVGVVGTGASAVQIVPAIQPEVGRLVLFQRTPAWVLPRGDKPNSALRKALYRWVPGMRWLLREALRILRDCLALGFQNPWILRLGQRWVLRHMLKVVKDPALRERLTPRYTMGCKRILVSDDYLPALTRPNVEVVTEPIREVREDAVITGDGAVHPVDTLVFGTGFQATEMPLGHHIQGRDGRTLAQVWAGSPRAFLGITVSGFPNLFLLQGPHTTLGHTSVLLMMEAQVEHVLGALRYLEARGAAAVEPDPKAQDAFVRDLDARLSRTVWNQGGCRSWYMDATGRNSALWPGTTAAFRHRVERFEPSDYVTLPRPAATRTLRP
- a CDS encoding carbon starvation CstA family protein gives rise to the protein MGGVARKLGWVALALVGAFCLGVVALHRGESISAIWLVVASVAVFILGYRFYGRFIAEKALQVDPTRATPAELRNDGLDYVPTDRWVVFGHHFAAIAGAGPLVGPVLAAQMGYLPGTLWILAGVVVAGAVQDFVTLFLSVRRDGKSLGDMVRMELGPAAGVTAMVGVLMIMMIILAVLALVVVKALTHSPWGTFTVAMTIPIAVAMGLYLRYVRPGKVLEVSIVGFVLLMLSIWLGGQVSESATWGPWFTFDSRALAWLLIGYGFCAAVLPVWLLLAPRDYLSTFLKIGTVLLLAVGIVLAAPHMRLPAVTRFVDGTGPVFSGTLFPFLFITIACGAVSGWHSLIASGTTPKMLATEGDARLVGYGAMLMEAFVAIMALIAATVLEPGVYFAMNSPAALIGTDAVKAATTLSQWGFVITPEVLEQTARDIGETTILSRAGGAPTLAVGMAQILHGLVSGQGMMAFWYHYAILFEALFILTTVDAGTRVGRFMIQELAGLVYAPLKRTESWGANLLATALCVAAWGYFLYQGVVDPLGGINTLWPLFGIANQMLAAVALTLGCVTLVKMKRERYVWVPGIPAAWLVLCTLTAGFQKVLGGDVRVSFVAHARAFSQAVAEGRLIAPAKSVEEMEAIIRNDYLDAGLTVFFMGVVVATVLFGVRAALRARSSPVPTSHETPYVAADLAVKP
- a CDS encoding GNAT family N-acetyltransferase; translated protein: METPLPFAPRLRPVTSSDEPFLFTLYASTRARELAAWGLPPAQAEPFLRMQYQAQARHYAAVHPPEGHALIEVEGAPVGRQWVARTATELLLVDVSLLPEHQGRGLGTHLLRELQGEAARARVPVRLHVTRDNPALRLYTRQGFTPVPGGDPTSPYLELQWRAPEGDSGTGVG
- a CDS encoding collagen-like protein, translated to MGPQGEQGPAGAGEPGPQGPQGVQGPAGATGPQGPIGLTGPMGPQGIAGPTGPAGAKGDTGPTGAKGDTGAKGDTGAKGDTGPAGPAGAKGDTGDTGPSGAKGDKGDTGPAGPAGPTGPTGATGATGPTGATGPTGPQGPQGPAGTQGLYGDGSAGAFNVGAGQSVDLSTAQGVNLLPAGFNLQFSSINITGTLRVPSGTVLRSTGDITVTGSIIVLPAAEDLGGAEAPSGIARTNAGPYNGGAGLAVFQAAQVRRVQSASGGAGARLYVGPNADGGAGGGALLLVSRTNIRIPAGAAIDARGVSGTNPQTSGASIVGTGGGGGGIVLVAAKGSINVGGSISVPGGKGADGFNGNGGTGEGGGGGGGGGIVHFISPVPPTVTGTVDVSGGAGGANAAPVAPSTTILSGGGGGGSGGTGGNAGGIIPGTMTNVNASAGTAGYFLQTIAPEPESLLGL